One segment of Anatilimnocola aggregata DNA contains the following:
- a CDS encoding sialate O-acetylesterase family protein, which translates to MHHQYLNSLLALLVLSVGTFAQAQSTSATPHSHLRPVKPPASLKVHGIFRSHMVLQRDKPITIWGWAPVGSKVTVALGDQKGESKAAADSGRWEVVFAAEPANAQGQSLVVQSGDESVRMDDILIGDVWVMNGQSNMAFALKGVFEADLESATAHLPLLRHLRIKAGAESEYVETDIKEEFLNGDDPDKNWKVVTPAVASEMGAIGYVFGSQLQRALQIPIGIIDNARGGASLESLVPRHKFADHPDAKAYLKWVDDRRAAFSEQAFLAEQIRKYEESLKQHEKQIADDQEKGRKVNRRKPNKPDGSIRTWSVPGRSPSDAAACYNGMFGVFKGLSIKGVAFHQGFNNSMMNTSCNPKFYRLLMKLMVQGWREDFKDPHLPVAVIGLCAGGQAQTALNFEMEGLSTASYIREAQQHGLADIQDPEHTAYIPSDDQRIPQLHPQKKKELGLRAARWALKTVYGMNIIWDTANIVSAKQEWPALVLTFDRAVFPDDMSAVIEGFSIADRSGTYFMANASIRPTKDKAMANRQIVVSSPLVTEPVSVRYSWARGPMGNLKVDGKPWQPLQSFRTDNIDFSAEVSHMDPDGPRKNAEELKKLKEEAAAALKKRLDNAQMSSPPLGSH; encoded by the coding sequence ATGCACCACCAATACCTCAACTCTCTTCTCGCGTTGCTGGTGTTAAGTGTCGGGACATTTGCGCAGGCGCAATCGACTTCCGCGACGCCGCATTCGCACCTCAGACCAGTGAAGCCCCCGGCATCACTGAAGGTTCACGGAATATTCCGTAGCCACATGGTGCTTCAGCGGGACAAGCCGATCACCATTTGGGGTTGGGCACCCGTGGGCTCGAAGGTGACTGTCGCACTCGGCGACCAGAAGGGCGAGAGCAAGGCCGCTGCAGACAGTGGCAGATGGGAGGTGGTTTTCGCTGCTGAGCCCGCGAACGCGCAGGGCCAGTCGCTCGTGGTGCAGAGCGGTGACGAGAGCGTTCGCATGGACGACATTCTGATCGGCGATGTTTGGGTCATGAACGGGCAGAGCAACATGGCTTTTGCCTTGAAGGGTGTGTTCGAGGCAGATCTCGAATCGGCAACAGCTCACTTGCCACTGCTTCGGCACTTGCGAATTAAAGCCGGGGCCGAATCAGAGTATGTGGAGACAGACATCAAGGAAGAGTTTCTCAACGGTGATGACCCGGACAAGAACTGGAAGGTCGTCACCCCGGCGGTGGCGAGCGAGATGGGGGCCATCGGCTATGTATTCGGATCGCAATTACAACGAGCACTGCAGATTCCCATCGGCATCATCGATAACGCTCGCGGTGGGGCCTCGCTAGAAAGCCTCGTCCCACGGCACAAGTTTGCGGACCATCCCGACGCAAAGGCCTACCTGAAATGGGTCGACGACCGTCGCGCCGCTTTTAGCGAGCAAGCGTTTCTGGCGGAACAGATTCGCAAGTATGAGGAGTCGCTCAAGCAACATGAAAAGCAAATTGCCGACGACCAGGAGAAGGGGCGAAAGGTGAATCGCCGTAAGCCGAACAAGCCGGATGGCAGCATTCGGACATGGTCCGTGCCGGGCCGCAGCCCCAGCGATGCTGCGGCTTGTTACAACGGCATGTTTGGCGTATTCAAAGGACTAAGCATCAAAGGCGTTGCCTTTCATCAGGGATTCAACAACTCCATGATGAACACCTCCTGTAATCCCAAGTTCTACCGCCTGTTGATGAAGCTGATGGTGCAAGGCTGGCGCGAAGACTTTAAAGATCCGCACTTGCCGGTAGCGGTGATCGGTCTGTGCGCCGGCGGCCAAGCCCAAACTGCGCTGAATTTCGAGATGGAAGGCCTATCTACGGCGTCCTACATTCGTGAAGCGCAACAGCACGGCCTGGCCGATATTCAAGATCCCGAGCACACCGCTTATATCCCTTCGGACGACCAGCGGATTCCGCAGTTGCATCCGCAGAAAAAGAAAGAGCTCGGCTTACGCGCCGCCCGTTGGGCACTGAAGACCGTGTATGGCATGAACATCATCTGGGACACCGCGAATATAGTCTCGGCTAAGCAAGAGTGGCCGGCGCTGGTGTTAACCTTCGATCGCGCGGTGTTCCCTGATGACATGAGCGCTGTGATCGAGGGATTTTCGATAGCTGACCGCTCCGGTACCTACTTCATGGCGAATGCATCCATCCGCCCGACGAAAGATAAAGCCATGGCGAACCGGCAAATCGTCGTTTCTTCGCCGTTGGTAACCGAACCGGTCTCTGTGCGCTACTCCTGGGCTCGTGGCCCCATGGGCAATCTGAAGGTCGACGGCAAACCATGGCAGCCGTTGCAGAGCTTCCGCACGGACAACATCGACTTTTCGGCCGAAGTGTCGCATATGGATCCTGATGGTCCCAGGAAAAACGCTGAAGAGCTAAAGAAACTCAAGGAGGAGGCAGCTGCAGCGCTGAAAAAACGCCTCGATAATGCGCAAATGTCCTCACCGCCTCTCGGCTCTCATTGA
- a CDS encoding DUF1588 domain-containing protein — MDQEARLDLLNKVQEQLYLGQMPPRDAQQPSAVERSQLADWAARELHRFKASKLEKKLQKPEYGNYVEHEKLFSGEFQDLPGFTFDRRWLISEYIFNAKFQRLLENTTRATRNGRAITVQGGNRIQNLSLTNPFLLPNRSGVRYYANEDLTGGHLSSMLTNAQATSEYITDYLVKKKNNKYLPAINRIMGLEDDHGTRLASRRAFLEARIDQLCEELYGSENELLLPKFVPVQLKPIDALPKGEVYEKAPFHVAQNLLKDLEGDVTVYQFLLDPQHETKSDEHFRSLCERNWFYFGVHERKIQGRMTILRDYLPEIRAHVIKERQKLKRVEVKPLAEVEMSAVKAAIKACRTKGDHYVDVIEKCVAKWEQEFERERIAAGPPSDQLLSDLVGQLFSQILERSPDAKEAEEYLALAKSYVTKLGNLKAIQKLIQTLILSSEFVYRQEFGTGETDKYGRSLLDPRDAAYAIAYALTDQSPDAELLLAVQNGRLQTRDDYRREILRILQTRDTYYVIDPILADKNFQENTTDTAIRKLRFFREFFGYPAAITIFKDEKRFGGDRLGDATSRLLSEADRVVEWILENDQNVFEELLTTDKFFVYHDGDNERMQAASDRIKKIYAHFKDLDWKHFKQDDLLDHRDFLKEVKMRSVDPDKLDARNRQGTTIQLFKMSMTSITARLDKGQTEAAPFDLYRGYGYDFMVGYNVANFFNIRLDNWNYQTIQPAKVANRRGLLTHPAWLIAHAKNTENDPIHRGKWVREKLLAGTIPDVPITVDAVIPEDHHKTLRDRLKSATEATYCWKCHERMNPLGYAFESYDDFGRFRTHEALEYPDKLIKKNPDDWTLLTDTRDVYESLPVDSTGRLSGTGDDLLDGEVRDAIDLAERLSKSRRVRQSIIRHAFRYFLGRNEVLSDSKTLIDAEQAYLAQGGSFDAVIISLLTSDSFIYRKAVGN, encoded by the coding sequence TTGGATCAAGAAGCCCGGCTGGACTTGCTCAATAAGGTTCAAGAGCAACTTTACTTGGGACAGATGCCGCCGCGAGACGCACAGCAGCCCTCGGCGGTGGAGCGATCACAGCTAGCAGATTGGGCTGCGCGAGAATTGCATCGATTCAAAGCGTCAAAGTTGGAAAAAAAATTGCAGAAGCCCGAGTACGGGAACTATGTCGAACATGAGAAGCTCTTCTCGGGCGAATTCCAGGACTTGCCCGGGTTTACTTTCGACCGGCGTTGGTTGATCAGTGAGTATATTTTCAATGCGAAGTTCCAGCGGCTCCTCGAGAACACCACGCGAGCTACGCGGAACGGACGAGCAATCACGGTACAGGGCGGGAACCGGATTCAGAATCTCAGCCTGACCAATCCTTTTCTCCTGCCGAATCGTTCTGGCGTTCGCTACTACGCCAACGAGGATCTTACCGGAGGGCACTTGTCGAGCATGTTGACGAATGCTCAGGCCACTTCCGAGTACATTACCGACTACTTGGTGAAGAAAAAGAACAACAAATATCTGCCTGCGATCAATCGGATCATGGGCCTGGAAGATGATCATGGCACCAGGCTGGCCTCGCGTCGCGCGTTTCTGGAAGCTCGCATCGATCAACTCTGCGAGGAACTCTACGGCAGCGAAAACGAATTGCTGCTTCCGAAATTCGTGCCAGTGCAACTCAAGCCAATCGACGCATTGCCCAAGGGTGAGGTCTACGAAAAAGCGCCGTTTCACGTTGCTCAGAATCTGCTGAAGGACCTGGAGGGAGACGTTACCGTTTATCAATTCCTCCTTGATCCCCAGCACGAGACAAAGTCAGATGAGCATTTCCGGTCATTGTGCGAGCGAAACTGGTTCTACTTCGGAGTTCATGAACGGAAAATTCAGGGGCGTATGACGATTCTGCGAGATTACCTGCCGGAGATTCGCGCACATGTCATCAAGGAACGTCAGAAGCTCAAACGCGTTGAAGTGAAACCGCTGGCTGAAGTCGAAATGAGTGCGGTCAAAGCCGCGATCAAGGCATGTCGCACGAAAGGCGATCACTACGTTGACGTGATCGAGAAGTGCGTCGCCAAATGGGAGCAGGAATTCGAGCGCGAACGGATCGCCGCGGGACCCCCTTCTGACCAACTGCTATCGGATCTCGTTGGTCAACTCTTCTCTCAAATTCTTGAGCGTTCTCCGGACGCCAAAGAAGCGGAGGAGTATCTGGCCCTGGCCAAAAGCTACGTAACCAAGCTCGGTAATCTCAAGGCAATCCAGAAGCTGATTCAGACCTTAATCTTGTCCAGCGAATTCGTCTATCGACAGGAATTCGGAACTGGGGAAACGGACAAGTATGGCCGGAGTCTGCTTGATCCGCGCGATGCCGCGTATGCAATTGCTTATGCGTTGACGGATCAAAGCCCGGATGCGGAACTGCTACTCGCGGTTCAGAACGGTCGGCTCCAAACTCGCGACGATTATCGTCGCGAGATTCTCCGGATTCTGCAGACGAGAGACACCTACTACGTAATCGACCCGATTCTGGCAGACAAGAATTTTCAGGAAAACACCACGGACACGGCAATTCGTAAGCTGCGTTTTTTCCGCGAGTTCTTCGGCTATCCCGCCGCGATCACGATTTTCAAGGATGAGAAGCGGTTCGGGGGTGATCGGCTCGGAGATGCAACGTCGCGCCTGCTCAGTGAGGCCGACCGTGTCGTGGAGTGGATCCTGGAAAACGACCAGAATGTGTTCGAGGAATTGCTGACCACGGACAAGTTTTTCGTTTACCACGACGGCGACAACGAGCGGATGCAGGCTGCCTCCGACAGAATCAAGAAGATCTATGCGCACTTCAAGGATCTCGATTGGAAGCACTTCAAGCAAGACGATCTGCTCGACCACAGAGACTTCCTCAAGGAGGTCAAGATGCGGAGCGTCGATCCCGACAAACTGGATGCGAGGAATCGGCAGGGGACGACCATTCAGTTGTTTAAGATGTCGATGACGTCGATCACCGCTCGACTCGACAAGGGGCAGACGGAGGCAGCGCCGTTCGACCTGTATCGCGGATACGGTTACGATTTCATGGTCGGGTATAACGTTGCGAACTTCTTCAACATTCGCCTGGACAACTGGAACTATCAAACGATCCAACCCGCGAAGGTCGCCAATCGCAGAGGTCTGCTCACGCATCCCGCCTGGCTAATCGCGCATGCGAAAAACACGGAGAACGATCCTATCCACCGTGGCAAGTGGGTACGCGAGAAGTTGCTGGCCGGCACAATACCTGACGTGCCGATTACCGTGGATGCCGTTATTCCCGAAGACCACCACAAGACTCTGCGTGATCGCTTGAAGAGCGCGACCGAAGCGACCTACTGCTGGAAATGCCATGAACGGATGAATCCGCTCGGTTATGCATTCGAGAGCTACGATGACTTCGGCCGATTCCGTACGCACGAGGCTCTGGAGTACCCAGACAAACTTATTAAAAAGAACCCTGACGACTGGACGCTGCTCACGGACACCCGGGACGTATACGAGTCGCTGCCAGTTGATTCCACTGGCCGCTTGAGCGGCACGGGCGACGATTTGCTCGACGGGGAAGTGCGGGATGCGATCGACCTGGCCGAACGTCTGAGTAAATCACGGCGAGTTCGCCAGTCCATTATCCGCCATGCTTTCCGATATTTTCTGGGCCGTAATGAAGTCCTCTCCGACTCCAAAACCTTGATCGATGCCGAACAAGCCTATCTCGCGCAAGGCGGCAGTTTCGATGCTGTGATTATTTCGTTGCTAACATCCGACTCATTTATCTACCGCAAAGCCGTAGGAAACTGA
- a CDS encoding DUF1592 domain-containing protein, translated as MIRVTLFRLVATLLATIALPVFAQSESPLPVGEFVKRNCIDCHGGDASEGNFRVDQLSFENPNRDQLARLVLLYDRVHSGEMPPQDADQPSPAEKAAFLGELRTKLIAIEKKIAGESGGRTSVRRMNRVEYESTLRDLLALPLLSVKDLLPEDGQQFGFDKVAGALDFSHIQMTKYLQAADFALGQAVVKTGSRPETKTWREPAARQDTARGAIAIHCAAPLKGRELAPGLKTHVVGNPDKDYGNTYRAATFSGEADSVAVFTGVIGAHQPEGIQIDHFRPTVSGWYRVKFSTWSLRWERTKAVPAVRGLVRNFTVFGPPYFKNDSGKWEFTPLPEEKPDAGRMENVEFYGETETTQIIRASLKGEVIGFFDAPSLKPKVHEFKLWLNPGERISLHAMTLPATGARNGGQSNGVVTYEGPGVAYDWFEVEGPLIEQWPPASQQRLFGDKPPSAYPRPMLTGAPTVQPGETFTLPVEKLSDAGQIVGTERLLNVNGTTNGKINCAVAGEYEVSVTASETPAGDEAAEMRFLLNGLELPHARFTVDAPRSAPKTYRAKFRVESAGPVTLGVEFTNDFLDETNPNPKRRDRNLFLSGIEVSAAKAAGAVAATATTLGTDSHWSLLLSFATQAFRRPVATDEITPYASIIEAQLESGNSFEEAMLAGYKAVLCSPDFLLIGLESGVPQSAKNAPTKLGDYALASRLSFFLWNSIPDATLLELAAQNSLSKPATLQAQVERMLADPRSERFVEHFLDEWLELKKIDFTTPDPNLYPEYDPWLHDSMLAETRASFRRMLTKNLGVREVVASDTLLINQRLAELYGIRGVNGADLREVKVPAGTPRGGFLTQAAILKVTANGTATSPVMRGVWIMERILGIPRQPPPQNVAAIEPDATGAVTIRQMLEKHRADVSCAACHAKMDPPGFALENFDVIGGWRDRYRLAGQPKKTRQGKEVVEEPSIEVISDAALRRNRVKIRLGTEVDASGELADGRKFTDVTSFRTFMLQDEDALARNVARQLMIYATGAGVRFSDREAINTIIAKTKPTHHGLRSIVEAVVASDLFQTK; from the coding sequence ATGATACGCGTTACTCTTTTTCGCTTGGTCGCAACGCTCCTCGCGACGATCGCCTTGCCGGTATTTGCGCAAAGCGAATCACCCTTGCCTGTAGGCGAATTCGTGAAGCGGAATTGCATCGATTGCCATGGCGGGGATGCATCGGAGGGCAACTTTCGCGTTGATCAACTTTCGTTTGAGAATCCAAACCGCGATCAACTCGCTCGTCTCGTGCTTCTCTACGACCGCGTCCACTCGGGAGAGATGCCTCCGCAGGATGCGGACCAGCCGTCTCCCGCCGAGAAAGCCGCATTCTTGGGAGAACTGCGTACGAAGTTAATCGCCATCGAGAAGAAGATCGCCGGTGAGTCAGGCGGCCGCACCTCCGTGCGGCGGATGAATCGGGTCGAATACGAAAGCACGTTGCGCGATCTACTCGCACTGCCGCTGCTAAGCGTGAAGGACTTGCTGCCGGAGGATGGTCAGCAGTTCGGTTTCGACAAGGTGGCTGGCGCGCTCGATTTCTCGCACATCCAAATGACGAAGTATTTGCAAGCGGCGGACTTCGCGTTGGGCCAAGCGGTGGTGAAGACGGGAAGCCGTCCCGAGACGAAGACGTGGCGCGAGCCGGCCGCGCGGCAGGATACGGCGCGCGGCGCCATCGCCATCCATTGCGCCGCGCCGCTCAAGGGGCGTGAACTCGCGCCCGGGTTGAAGACGCATGTCGTGGGTAACCCGGATAAGGACTACGGTAACACTTACCGCGCGGCGACGTTCAGCGGAGAAGCGGATTCCGTCGCGGTGTTTACGGGAGTCATCGGCGCGCATCAGCCAGAGGGGATTCAGATCGACCACTTCAGGCCGACGGTTTCAGGCTGGTATCGCGTGAAATTCTCCACCTGGAGCCTACGCTGGGAACGCACCAAGGCGGTGCCGGCGGTTCGGGGTCTCGTGCGGAACTTTACCGTCTTTGGCCCGCCCTATTTCAAGAACGATTCGGGCAAGTGGGAGTTCACCCCATTGCCGGAGGAGAAGCCGGATGCGGGTCGCATGGAGAATGTCGAATTCTACGGGGAGACGGAGACGACGCAGATCATCCGGGCATCGCTCAAGGGTGAGGTGATCGGCTTCTTCGATGCACCGTCGCTGAAGCCGAAGGTCCACGAGTTCAAACTCTGGCTGAATCCTGGTGAGCGCATCTCGCTGCATGCGATGACCCTGCCGGCAACGGGCGCGCGTAACGGCGGCCAGAGCAACGGGGTCGTCACTTATGAGGGACCGGGTGTGGCATACGATTGGTTCGAGGTGGAAGGTCCACTCATCGAACAATGGCCGCCGGCGAGTCAGCAACGACTGTTTGGCGACAAGCCGCCGAGCGCCTATCCGCGACCGATGCTCACGGGGGCGCCAACTGTCCAGCCAGGTGAAACGTTCACATTACCAGTCGAAAAGTTGAGCGATGCAGGTCAGATCGTTGGCACCGAGCGGCTGTTGAATGTGAATGGGACCACCAACGGCAAGATCAATTGCGCGGTGGCGGGTGAATACGAAGTTAGCGTCACAGCCTCCGAGACACCCGCTGGCGATGAAGCTGCAGAGATGCGGTTTCTGCTCAATGGCCTCGAATTGCCGCATGCCAGATTCACCGTAGACGCCCCACGCAGTGCGCCGAAAACTTACCGAGCGAAGTTCCGTGTCGAAAGTGCGGGACCGGTGACTCTAGGCGTTGAGTTTACCAACGACTTCCTCGACGAAACCAACCCCAATCCGAAGCGACGTGATCGCAACCTCTTCCTCAGCGGCATCGAGGTGAGCGCAGCAAAAGCCGCGGGCGCCGTTGCCGCAACTGCAACTACGCTCGGCACGGATTCTCATTGGAGTCTGCTGCTAAGTTTCGCCACGCAGGCGTTCCGCAGGCCCGTGGCTACGGATGAGATCACACCCTACGCGTCGATCATCGAAGCCCAGCTTGAAAGTGGCAACAGTTTCGAGGAGGCGATGCTCGCCGGTTACAAGGCAGTCCTTTGCTCGCCCGACTTCCTGCTCATCGGACTCGAATCCGGTGTGCCCCAATCCGCGAAGAATGCCCCTACGAAACTCGGTGACTACGCGCTCGCGTCGCGTCTGTCCTTCTTTCTCTGGAACTCGATCCCGGATGCCACGCTTCTCGAACTAGCGGCGCAGAACTCTTTATCCAAGCCCGCTACGCTTCAGGCCCAGGTCGAACGCATGTTGGCTGATCCTCGTTCTGAGCGCTTCGTCGAACACTTCCTTGATGAATGGCTGGAGCTGAAGAAGATCGACTTCACGACTCCCGATCCGAACTTGTATCCCGAATACGATCCGTGGCTGCACGACTCGATGTTGGCGGAGACACGCGCGAGCTTCCGTCGCATGCTCACGAAGAATCTCGGTGTGCGCGAAGTCGTCGCGTCTGACACATTGCTCATCAATCAACGCCTCGCCGAGCTCTACGGCATCCGCGGCGTGAATGGCGCGGACCTGCGCGAAGTGAAAGTGCCCGCCGGCACGCCGCGCGGCGGATTCCTCACCCAGGCCGCCATTTTGAAAGTAACCGCGAACGGCACCGCCACCTCGCCCGTGATGCGCGGTGTGTGGATTATGGAGCGTATCCTGGGCATCCCGCGTCAGCCGCCGCCGCAGAACGTGGCCGCCATCGAGCCTGATGCGACGGGCGCTGTGACCATCCGCCAGATGCTAGAAAAACATCGCGCCGACGTCTCCTGCGCAGCGTGCCATGCCAAGATGGACCCACCGGGATTTGCGTTGGAAAACTTCGATGTCATCGGTGGCTGGCGAGATCGCTATCGCCTCGCGGGCCAGCCGAAGAAGACACGCCAGGGCAAGGAAGTCGTCGAAGAACCATCCATCGAAGTCATCAGCGATGCCGCCCTCCGTCGCAATCGCGTGAAGATTCGTCTCGGCACCGAAGTGGACGCCAGCGGCGAACTCGCTGATGGCCGCAAATTTACCGACGTCACCAGCTTCCGCACTTTCATGCTGCAGGATGAAGACGCCCTGGCCCGCAACGTCGCCCGCCAGCTCATGATCTATGCGACTGGTGCTGGCGTTCGTTTTTCTGATCGCGAGGCCATCAACACCATCATTGCGAAAACGAAACCTACACACCACGGTCTTCGTTCGATCGTGGAAGCCGTCGTCGCCAGCGACCTCTTTCAGACCAAATAA
- a CDS encoding DUF1552 domain-containing protein: MTNRRSFLKTSVFGAGVMALAPSFNQAFAAPGRQAILKRFVFIRKSSGIRPLEIAPLNFSDKDRELDEKKQPLNADLHKLELPRWLQGLNAYKDHMTILQGLSAKMSENVHYSFSSVMGCFKSNRNTLSAIKRTTIDFELAKLFPSPFGHVELSFAGGRTGIVEGFSAPAPQTRNYCYADPGTARSELFKSVLNPAAVNSDNDMLSFLQSKEGLKRSGLAGHEQKRQELHIDSIQAIRERNKLLVEISQSLAGHLPKIDPVHANGGPNASTPEKQAAMTDVLIAALKAGLANVVTYTIDDLGTPITGLPGNETDRVGIHPLGHDEAFGGVPAWKTREQIRISHVNQIIKIIEELKTVPEGNGTMFDNTMIMYFPENGEAHHGIGTESPFLIMAGNNCNLKNMAGQYIRLPFLGNEGHKTLGNWYTTLLNAHGNLIEHYGDLDLEMSRKKLPQIGPIKQLI; encoded by the coding sequence ATGACCAATCGCAGAAGTTTCTTAAAGACGTCAGTATTTGGCGCCGGTGTAATGGCTTTGGCGCCGTCCTTTAACCAGGCGTTTGCTGCACCGGGTCGCCAGGCGATTCTGAAGCGATTTGTGTTCATCCGAAAATCGAGTGGCATTCGCCCTTTGGAAATCGCGCCTCTTAATTTTTCCGACAAGGATCGGGAGCTCGACGAAAAAAAGCAGCCGCTGAATGCGGATCTGCATAAGCTCGAACTTCCCCGGTGGCTGCAAGGCTTGAATGCTTACAAAGATCACATGACCATCCTGCAGGGCCTCTCTGCCAAGATGAGTGAAAATGTTCACTATTCTTTTTCGTCCGTCATGGGTTGCTTCAAATCCAACCGGAATACTCTGAGCGCAATCAAGCGCACGACGATCGATTTTGAATTGGCGAAGCTATTTCCTTCTCCGTTCGGGCATGTCGAGCTTTCCTTCGCGGGCGGCCGAACTGGCATCGTCGAGGGGTTCTCTGCTCCAGCGCCGCAAACTCGAAATTACTGCTATGCGGATCCGGGCACAGCGCGCAGCGAATTGTTCAAATCCGTTCTGAATCCGGCAGCCGTAAATTCCGACAATGACATGCTCTCCTTCTTGCAAAGCAAAGAGGGCCTGAAGAGAAGTGGATTGGCGGGACATGAACAAAAGCGACAGGAACTGCATATCGACTCGATCCAGGCGATTCGCGAACGCAACAAGCTGCTGGTCGAAATCTCACAGTCACTTGCAGGTCACCTGCCCAAAATCGATCCAGTCCACGCGAACGGAGGGCCGAACGCCAGTACGCCTGAGAAGCAGGCGGCTATGACCGACGTGCTTATTGCTGCTCTTAAGGCGGGGTTGGCGAACGTGGTGACTTACACGATTGACGATCTAGGCACGCCGATTACCGGTTTGCCGGGAAATGAAACGGATCGCGTCGGCATTCACCCCTTGGGGCATGACGAGGCGTTCGGCGGAGTTCCTGCTTGGAAGACCCGAGAGCAAATCCGCATCAGTCACGTGAATCAGATCATCAAGATCATCGAAGAGCTCAAAACGGTTCCCGAGGGTAATGGAACAATGTTCGACAACACGATGATCATGTACTTTCCGGAGAACGGCGAAGCTCATCATGGCATCGGTACGGAATCCCCGTTTCTCATTATGGCTGGCAACAATTGCAATCTGAAAAATATGGCCGGCCAATACATCCGCTTGCCGTTTCTCGGGAACGAAGGTCATAAGACGTTGGGGAACTGGTACACAACACTGCTAAACGCACACGGCAACCTGATCGAACACTACGGTGACCTCGATTTGGAGATGTCACGCAAGAAATTGCCACAGATTGGACCGATCAAGCAGTTGATTTGA